In Carassius carassius chromosome 5, fCarCar2.1, whole genome shotgun sequence, one genomic interval encodes:
- the LOC132140596 gene encoding gametogenetin-binding protein 2-like, giving the protein MARLVAVCRDGEEDYLFLARQIPLYIDDSLTMVMEFPDSILDFDSCQINGSQMKQFIEHHSMLKPQDLNMALMVMSREVFSALSQSVPCVGCRRSVEHLFSQLTDSGYFALDPLTVGSSGVLSVTRACLTDPRKLYTLFYVHGSKLNNVIDSIPKSKKNKRCQLHSLDTHKPKPLGGSWMDVWELMSQECRDEVVLIDSTSLLETLETYLRKHRFCTDCKNKVLRAYNILVGDLDCSKEKGYCASLYEGLRCCPHERHIHVCCETDFIAHLLGRAEPEFAGGYERRERHAKTIDIAQEEVLTCLGIHLYERLHRIWQKLRAEEQTWQMLFYLGIDALRKSFEMAVERVQGISRLEQLCEELSEEERAKELKQEKKRQKRKNRRKNKCGFEQGAEGGKDKSLDEGSSESVDGGCKSCGSIEESVSSAEVLITSENSSCTCPAASILHSPKTKKALLPHSNGSDCGYCSSMEGSETGSREGSDVACIEGMCNHDETGEYSCSHRCSEEKEEDAVDSCVECWANSEDNTKGKSKKKKRKNKASLCRSDHGSQAEESCVSDGSRRGSGSPALHESLSPSPHACRSKETPCCESCESFSHHVSSSRHFHSQPVLPDTCTQENSCAKSLMELLNESEVTSDEETCLTQDEIQSFVENNKSFYRTRDQYRQHLKDRFTKYCRGEWLPATSVN; this is encoded by the exons ATGGCGCGTCTGGTGGCTGTCTGCAGAGACGGAGAAGAGGACTATCTGTTTCTCGCACGCCAGATTCCCTTGTACATCGATGACTCGCTCACG ATGGTGATGGAGTTTCCTGACAGTATTCTGGACTTTGACAGCTGTCAGATCAACGGTTCACAAATGAAGCAGTTTATTGAG CATCACAGCATGCTGAAGCCGCAGGACTTGAACATGGCGTTGATGGTGATGTCTCGTGAGGTGTTCAGCGCTCTGTCTCAGTCGGTGCCGTGTGTGGGCTGTCGGCGCAGCGTGGAGCATCTGTTCTCTCAGCTCACAGACTCTGGGTATTTTGCACTAGATCCGCTCACTGTGGGATCCTCTGGAGTGCTATCAGTCACACGCGCATGTCTCACAGACCCCAGGAAACTCTACACACTCTTCTATGTTCACGG GTCAAAGTTAAACAACGTAATTGATTCCATTCCCAAGAGTAAAAAGAACAAACGCTGTCAGCTGCACTCTTTAGACACGCACAAACCGAAGCCTTTAGG GGGCAGCTGGATGGATGTGTGGGAGCTGATGTCACAGGAGTGTCGTGATGAAGTGGTTTTGATTGACAGCACCTCCCTGCTGGAGACTCTGGAGACGTACCTGCGCAAACACCG GTTCTGTACAGACTGTAAGAACAAGGTTTTGAGAGCGTATAACATCCTGGTAGGAGATCTGGACTGCAGTAAAGAGAAGGGCTACTGTGCGTCTCTGTATGAGGGGTTACGCTGCTGTCCCCATGAGCGCCACATCCACGTCTGCTGCGAGACTGATTTCATCGCACACTTACTGGGCCGAGCAGAACCAGAGTTCGCTGGGGGTTATGA GCGTCGAGAGAGACACGCGAAGACCATAGATATCGCACAGGAGGAAGTGCTGACGTGTCTAGGAATACATCTGTACGAGCGGCTGCACAGAATCTGGCAGAAGCTGCGAGCAGAAGAGCAGACGTGGCAGATGCTCTTCTATCTGGGTATTGATGCGCTCCGCAAAAGCTTCGAG ATGGCGGTGGAGAGGGTTCAGGGCATCAGCCGGCTGGAGCAGCTCTGTGAGGAGCTCTCAGAAGAGGAGCGAGCCAAAGAACTCAAACAGGAGAAAAAGAGGCAAAAACGCAAGAACAGACGCAAAAACAAGTGTGGCTTCGAACAAGGGGCGGAGGGGGGGAAAGACAAAAGTCTTGATGAG GGTTCGTCTGAGTCTGTGGACGGCGGCTGTAAGTCATGTGGCAGTATAGAGGAGTCTGTCAGCAGCGCAGAGGTCCTCATCACCAGCGAGAATTCATCTTGCACCTGCCCGGCCGCCTCCATCCTGCATTCCCCCAAAACCAAGAAAG CACTCTTGCCTCACAGTAACGGCAGTGACTGTGGCTACTGTTCCAGTATGGAGGGCAGCGAGACGGGATCCAGAGAGGGCTCAGATGTGGCCTGCATCGAGGGCATGTGCAACCATGATGAAACGG GTGAGTACTCGTGTAGTCACCGCTGCTCAGAGGAGAAGGAAGAGGACGCTGTGGACAGCTGTGTGGAGTGCTGGGCAAACTCTGAAGACAACACAAAGGGCAAAagtaaaaagaagaaaagaaaaaacaaggcGTCACTTTGCAGGAGCGACCAT GGATCTCAAGCAGAGGAGAGCTGCGTGTCTGATGGCAGTAGGAGAGGATCTGGATCTCCTGCCCTTCACGAGTCTCTCTCCCCTTCACCACACGCCTGCAGAAGCAAAGAAACTCCATGCTGTGAATCCTGTGAGAGCTTCAGCCATCATGTGAGCAGCAGCAGACACTTCCACAGTCAGCCTGTCTTACCAGACACCTGCACACAGGAGAACAGCTGCGCCAAGAGCCTCATGGAGTTACTG AATGAATCAGAAGTGACCTCAGATGAAGAGACCTGTCTGACGCAGGACGAGATCCAGTCATTCGTAGAGAACAACAAATCGTTCTACCGCACACGAGACCAGTACAGACAGCACCTTAAAGATCGCTTCACCAAATACTGCCGCGGCGAGTGGCTGCCGGCCACCAGCGTCAActag
- the LOC132140594 gene encoding phosphatidylinositol-glycan biosynthesis class W protein-like, with protein MASAEVKVAFVSNHNGTTLTEVSLGSLLAPLCFLSRGLFLIVFHLGKGVLPFSWRTHLLLDFTALIMPLVLSCTALSDILHFVIMGIAVVDLVVLYLVYKNGKHPFQGSLYSTVDKFVQSRVESNLVPFVTVFRVLVNVKTAISILAVDFSVFPRRYAKTETYGTGVMDFGVGAYVMANALVCPEARGKDIRGSKLSHVFKQLISVWPLVLLGLVRLASVKSSGYHEHVTEYGVHWNFFFTLAIVRVVASALLALFPVDASWLLALLIGGSYQVVLETTGLKSFLIYNSERTGFLQANREGIFSVVGYIAIYMAGVQVGRYLMQSRNLVKDWIRVIRNLLLTSFVLFCALYVCQRCTEPVSRRMANLPFCIWTVAQALFFLSCLSVSDLLLLFSKAMSNFSFVSASWCPYQNKKSLPNEKMKKNMDALCLVQSINRNQLLYFLIANIMTGLTNVLIDTLNSNDVLAVSVLLLYMFMNSLVIFILHINNITIKFW; from the coding sequence ATGGCATCAGCAGAAGTAAAAGTTGCATTTGTCAGCAATCACAATGGGACGACCCTTACGGAGGTTTCGCTGGGATCCCTCTTAGCCCCGCTGTGTTTTCTCAGCCGAGGACTTTTCCTGATAGTTTTCCACCTTGGAAAAGGGGTTCTCCCATTCTCCTGGAGAACCCATCTCCTGCTGGACTTCACAGCACTAATAATGCCTCTGGTCCTGTCATGCACTGCGCTGAGCGACATCCTTCACTTTGTCATCATGGGCATCGCTGTAGTTGACTTAGTTGTCCTCTACCTCGTTTACAAGAACGGAAAGCATCCCTTTCAAGGTTCCCTTTACAGTACAGTTGACAAGTTTGTGCAAAGCAGGGTAGAATCCAACCTGGTCCCGTTTGTGACCGTGTTTCGAGTTCTGGTCAACGTGAAGACCGCCATAAGCATTCTGGCTGTTGATTTTAGCGTCTTCCCAAGACGTTATGCAAAAACAGAGACTTATGGAACAGGGGTGATGGATTTCGGCGTCGGAGCATATGTAATGGCCAATGCATTGGTGTGTCCCGAAGCAAGAGGAAAGGACATCCGAGGGTCGAAGCTCAGTCATGTTTTTAAACAACTGATTTCCGTCTGGCCGTTGGTGTTGTTAGGGTTAGTGAGACTTGCAAGCGTCAAATCATCAGGCTACCATGAACATGTGACAGAGTATGGAGTTCACTGGAACTTCTTCTTCACGTTAGCCATCGTCAGAGTGGTGGCGTCCGCACTTCTGGCTCTTTTCCCTGTGGACGCCTCATGGCTTCTTGCTCTTCTCATTGGTGGAAGCTACCAGGTTGTTTTGGAGACCACAGGTCTGAAGTCCTTCCTCATCTATAATAGCGAGCGCACAGGCTTTCTGCAGGCGAACAGAGAGGGCATCTTCTCAGTGGTGGGTTACATCGCCATCTATATGGCTGGGGTTCAAGTTGGCCGTTACCTCATGCAGAGCAGAAATTTGGTTAAAGACTGGATCAGAGTGATCCGTAACCTTCTGTTAACCAGTTTTGTGTTGTTCTGTGCTCTGTATGTGTGCCAGAGATGCACTGAGCCAGTGTCACGCAGAATGGCCAATCTTCCCTTCTGTATTTGGACTGTAGCACAGGCTTTATTCTTTCTCTCATGCCTTAGCGTTTCTGATTTACTGCTACTTTTTTCTAAAGCCATGTCTAATTTTTCTTTTGTGTCTGCATCGTGGTGTCCATATCAAAACAAGAAGTCATTACCaaatgagaaaatgaaaaaaaatatggatgcaTTATGCCTTGTACAGTCTATTAACCGGAATCAGTTGTTATATTTCCTAATTGCAAATATCATGACTGGTTTGACCAATGTGTTAATCGACACACTGAACAGCAATGACGTTTTAGCTGTAAGTGTTCTGCTCTTGTATATGTTTATGAATAGCTTAGTTATATTCATATTGCATATCAATAATATAACTATTAAGTTCTGGTAA